Proteins from one Limanda limanda chromosome 4, fLimLim1.1, whole genome shotgun sequence genomic window:
- the quo gene encoding quattro yields the protein MNPESLDSSIQSALSALFPPFEATAPVVLSQLFRTIEERYHGDALQCMLDFLIPSKHLLESVQQAACAGYSEVVFRCEGWPLCLHDKTVIQLAPVNPLLLRPGDFYLQVEPFGDQAARIVLKSLLEGGGREVEETPVPETSYPCIFTQDWLQDINEGRHGTPLSRCLLCTDQGVIKLPWAQIAIPQFLDKPKIMPTYQEAPPEPKKISVTSHFNSSTLPMGAMFLPAKDRMSASMRSVHCSSKLVKMEHERRTPKSCSKPLIKPVGWVSPNTWDSRNYGEIEGDYVDLVDIAKGKALVDKHRDSHPNPPHSALFKPVRPPPPVPLGHGVPCGRTLQYAEEPCTPCREGKLGQELTDHDLKCRYRDSYLAALRNPVPFERGSRDLLSALEEAGLCAEGELRSKGFEAPIDELSIYNHSKEAVIRHDLCQYKPCCEPTTEHFVSNLKDLPTSPEPENLMKESPTVLKSTPGLSQSQRVQTKLISHQLGQNTSEPPGSDVFSETRDGDVKPQQKVELLKPSGKHKVKLRSLSTVSETPKGSPLLYKLNNRSQSDVCPETISSVILCKKAELLDQVTMKLERLSHKKDSHSSRSETSSTAEGADSRLFNSKTEKTSSSQTVIPPAGPDSPQSPHTEESTFRRISGLIELGIICLPGSRDRTCRAIVEVHGDRKEWTSPLVSAHSVCQMLLYLHSIPRKEVRELGMTLVINARKKPPPLYVYKALLMAQEQALHAVHSIVILMDKDTCPRPEKQPGLQMDMVTSMKALNKTVEASQLTSDLGGTFTYSHTDWVQFHQKLVSFMAELRGADFLLQKAIRKVDGSKKTDTALDVQQCIQEQRSSMKEVLEDTRLVTLQREGGAALARMRKEEFRFPQSEDYRDGLESVTSLYNQVEEKLHMLVMRSNESLQHLEFLFSLRDMEAKISTAGTFFSGDGEQRLVDSYTTDDTLVCTEKALQHFEQFLTQSKEKQHYALTLVTEAQGIVAASDSSPATDVFLTVISSFKSNVDGFMLRAEKRYKDLDTLVHIHRFCFQVEQGCYSAQTLSTRQMYERRLGGEFSTLHFQALKAKACAVGSGVLKVWNASCVQCQEVRKRLEEMQKKKGADKKQTQQTTAAASQMEPGGTEMDGKKTKLRPREHRSQVDLRSWESAEVCHDSPPHKGLGRSLSDGSCVSSPLMSISGFSPLNVRHKHCQGRTQPLRQNLQPFQKLPISHNESLQKLQRIMEELLSTEREYVKALGYVREHYFPELERADVPQDLRGQRGSIFGNLEKLHDFHQHHFLDELQSCVKEPIRVGRCFLRHRESFALYALYSKNKPQSDSLLINHGQVFFKQKQLMLGDKMDLCSYMLKPVQRISKYSLLLQDMMRECGPGQTREMSEVQAALEVIHFQLRHGNNLLAMDAIHNCDVNLKEQGQLRRQDEFLVTFRKKKCFRHIFLFQELILFSKTRKTDVGNDTYIYKQSFKTSDIGMTQNSGDSGLCFEIWFRKRKTQDTYILQAVSREVKEAWTKDLERILWEQALHNREVRMQERVFMGIGNKPFMDIKPSEAAISDRAVNYVLMGRFSAENKALSSEGSCVAKDGRPKSAGSGTSSSSSSFSGGSSMSPMGYRCRPKGRSMDGVPAGYVSPPGALEEDDLDHDSGSQTLLMDSSESSGESVSGFSSCSHGYHSAVGGEAEDSSSVCASVTTVKEAAVGHRAEASAQYHKPNALAGSPDKAQPPVAPKPRPKPQCQAKDLPCGKVQNTNVGKSTEV from the exons ATG AATCCAGAATCTCTGGACTCATCCATCCAGAGCGCCCTCTCGGCCCTCTTCCCGCCTTTCGAGGCCACGGCGCCCGTCGTCCTCAGCCAGCTGTTTCGCACTATTGAGGAGCGTTACCACGGAGATGCATTGCAGTGCATGCTAGATTTCCTCATCCCCTCCAAACACTTGTTGGAGAGTGTCCAACAGGCAGCATGT GCTGGATACTCTGAAGTGGTTTTCCGCTGTGAGGGCTGGcctctgtgtctccatgacAAAACCGTCATCCAGCTAGCGCCTGTAAACCCTCTGCTTCTGCGTCCTGGAGACTTCTATCTCCAAGTGGAGCCTTTCGGGGACCAAGCGGCTCGCATCGTCCTCAAAAGTCTTCTGGAGGGAGGCGGTCGTGAGGTGGAGGAGACCCCCGTGCCTGAAACGTCCTACCCCTGCATCTTCACCCAGGACTGGCTGCAGGACATCAATGAAGGACGCCATGGGACTCCTCTGTCACGTTGCTTGCTTTGCACAGATCAAGGAGTAATCAAGTTGCCCTGGGCCCAGATAGCTATCCCACAGTTTTTGGATAAGCCTAAGATCATGCCCACGTATCAGGAGGCCCCTCCTGAGCCAAAGAAGATCTCAGTCACCTCCCATTTCAACTCCTCCACCCTCCCGATGGGAGCCATGTTTCTTCCTGCAAAAGACAGGATGTCGGCCTCTATGAGATCCGTGCACTGTTCTTCTAAACTTGTCAAAATGGAGCATGAAAGACGCACACCAAAATCTTGCTCCAAACCTTTAATCAAACCAGTGGGTTGGGTTTCTCCTAATACGTGGGACAGTCGTAATTATGGAGAGATCGAGGGGGACTATGTGGACTTGGTGGATATCGCTAAAGGGAAGGCGTTGGTGGATAAGCATAGAGACAGCCACCCAAATCCACCCCATTCAGCTTTGTTCAAACCTGTGAGACCACCTCCACCTGTACCACTTGGGCATGGTGTCCCCTGCGGACGCACCCTTCAGTATGCAGAGGAGCCGTGTACGCCATGCAGGGAGGGGAAGCTGGGACAGGAGCTGACCGATCACGACTTGAAGTGTCGGTATAGAGACTCGTACCTGGCAGCACTGAGGAACCCAGTCCCTTTTGAGAGAGGGAGTAGGGACCTACTCTCTGCCCTGGAGGAGGCCGGCCTTTGTGCAGAAGGGGAGTTAAGATCCAAAGGATTTGAAGCTCCGATAGATGAACTGAGCATTTATAACCACTCTAAAGAGGCCGTGATACGTCATGACCTCTGTCAATACAAACCTTGCTGTGAACCAACAACAGAACACTTTGTGTCTAACCTCAAAGACCTTCCTACAAGCCCTGAGCCTGAAAACCTTATGAAGGAATCACCCACGGTTTTGAAATCAACCCCTGGTTTGAGCCAGAGTCAGAGAGTTCAGACGAAACTGATTTCCCACCAGTTAGGACAAAACACTAGCGAGCCACCGGGATCCGATGTGTTCTCGGAGACACGTGATGGTGACGTAAAACCACAGCAGAAGGTGGAGCTTCTGAAACCATCAGGGAAACACAAAGTTAAGCTGAGGTCTCTGTCCACAGTGTCAGAGACACCCAAAGGAAGTCCGCTCCTCTATAAACTCAACAACCGGAGCCAAAGTGATGTTTGCCCTGAAACAATCTCCAGTGTTATCCTGTGTAAGAAAGCTGAACTGTTGGATCAGGTGACCATGAAGCTGGAGAGACTGTCTCATAAAAAAG ACTCCCACTCAAGCAGGAGTGAAACTTCCTCCACCGCAGAAGGAGCTGACTCCCGACTCTTCAActcaaagacagaaaaaacatcttCTTCTCAAACTGTGATTCCACCTGCAGGTCCAGACTCTCCTCAGTCTCCACACACAGAAGAATCGACTTTCAGAAGAATCAGCGGTCTGATTGAACTGGGCATCATTTGTTTACCGG GCAGCAGGGACAGGACCTGCAGAGCTATTGTGGAGGTTCATGGTGACAGGAAGGAGTGGACGTCACCCCTTGTATCAGCTCACTCTGTGTGCCAGATGCTGCTCTACCTACACTCCATACCAAG GAAAGAGGTTCGAGAGCTTGGAATGACTTTGGTCATCAATGCCAGGAAGAAGCCTCCCCCTCTCTACGTCTACAAAGCTCTGCTGATGGCCCAg GAACAAGCTCTTCATGCTGTGCACAGTATCGTCATACTGATGGATAAAGACACTTGTCCACGCCCTGAAAAACAGCCCGGGCTGCAG ATGGACATGGTGACGTCTATGAAAGCCCTCAACAAGACAGTGGAAGCCTCCCAGCTGACATCTGACCTGGGCGGTACCTTCACTTACAGCCACACAGACTGGGTGCAGTTTCACCAG AAACTGGTTTCCTTCATGGCTGAATTGCGAGGCGCAGACTTCTTGTTGCAGAAGGCCATCAGGAAAGTGGATGGCAGCAAAAAGACTGACACCGCCCTG GATGTGCAGCAGTGTATTCAGGAACAGAGGTCTTCGATgaaggaggtgctggaggacaCTCGACTGGTGAccctgcagagagaaggaggggctGCACTGGCCAGGATGAGGAAAGAGGAGTTCAGATTTCCACAGTCTGAAGATTACAG AGATGGTCTGGAATCAGTAACAAGTCTGTACAAccaggtggaggagaagctCCACATGCTGGTGATGAGATCCAACGAGTCCCTGCAGCACCTAGAGTTTCTCTTCAGCCTCAGAGACATGGAAGCCAAAATCAGCACG GCAGGGACCTTTTTCTCTGGAGATGGTGAACAGAGACTGGTGGACTCTTACACAACAGACGATACTCTGGTGTGCACTGAAAAGGCTCTGCAGCACTTTGAACAGTTTCTCACTCAATCCAAG GAGAAACAACACTACGCCTTGACCCTTGTGACCGAGGCCCAGGGAATTGTCGCTGCCAGCGACTCAAGCCCTGCCACAGATGTTTTTCTTACCGTGATTAGTTCTTTCAAATCCAATGTGGATGGTTTTATGTTGCGGGCGGAGAAGAGATACAAGGACCTGGACACACTGGTGCACATTCACCGCTTCTGTTTTCAG GTAGAGCAGGGGTGTTACTCAGCTCAGACCCTAAGCACACGCCAGATGTATGAAAGGAGATTAGGTGGGGAATTCTCCACCCTGCACTTTCAGGCGCTGAAAGCTAAGGCCTGTGCAGTGGGATCTGGCGTTTTAAAGGTGTGGAATGCATCCTGCGTCCAGTGCCAAGAAGTCAGGAAGCGTCTTGAGGagatgcagaagaagaaaggagcAGATAAGAAGCAGACCCAGCAGaccacagctgcagcctctcAAATGGAACCTGGGGGGACGGAGATGGATGGGAAAA AGACCAAATTGAGGCCAAGAGAGCACCGCAGCCAGGTAGATCTGAGGAGCTGGGAGTCTGCTGAAGTGTGCCATGATTCCCCCCCGCACAAAGGCCTGGGTCGGTCCCTGAGCGATGGATCATGTGTCAGCTCTCCCCTGATGAGCATCTCGGGCTTTTCACCTCTGaatgtgagacacaaacactgtcaGGGCAGGACGCAGCCACTCCGACAAAATCTGCAGCCTTTCCAAAAACTGCCCATTTCCCATAATGAGAGTTTACA GAAACTGCAGCGGATaatggaggagctgctgtccACAGAGAGGGAGTATGTGAAGGCTCTGGGTTACGTTCGAGAACACTACTTCCCCGAGCTGGAGAGGGCCGACGTCCCTCAGGACCTCAGGGGCCAGAGGGGGAGCATTTTTGGTAACTTGGAAAAACTCCACGACTTCCACCAACATCATTTCCTGgacgagctgcagagctgcGTGAAGGAACCCATCAGAGTGGGACGCTGCTTCCTGCGACAC AGAGAGAGCTTTGCTTTGTATGCCCTTTACAGCAAGAACAAGCCACAGTCTGATAGTCTTCTCATCAATCATGGGCAGGTTTTCTTTAAG CAAAAACAGCTGATGCTGGGAGATAAAATGGACCTGTGTTCATACATGCTGAAGCCTGTGCAGCGCATCAGTAAAtacagtctgctgctgcaggacatGATGAGAGAATGTGGTCCGGGACAAACCAGAGAGATGTCTGAGGTCCAGGCTGCCCTGGAGGTCATCCACTTCCAGCTCCGCCATGGCAACAACCTGCTGGCCATGGACGCCATCCACAACTGTGAC GTTAATTTGAAGGAGCAGGGCCAGCTGAGACGCCAAGATGAGTTCCTGGTAacattcaggaaaaaaaagtgtttccgCCACATCTTCCTCTTTCAAGAACTCATCCTCTTTAGCAAGACTCGAAAGACGGACGTAGGAAATGACACATATATCTACAAACAGTCTTTCAAG ACATCAGACATAGGCATGACCCAGAACAGCGGCGACAGCGGCCTGTGTTTCGAGATCTGGTTCAGGAAGAGGAAAACGCAGGACACCTACATACTCCAGGCAGTTAGCCGAGAGGTGAAGGAGGCTTGGACCAAGGACCTGGAGCGCATCCTCTGGGAGCAGGCGCTGCACAACAGAG AGGTCCGTATGCAGGAGAGAGTGTTCATGGGTATTGGAAACAAGCCTTTCATGGACATTAAACCCAGTGAAGCAGCAATCAGTGACAGAGCTGTCAACTATGTACTGATGGGAAGAT TCTCTGCAGAAAACAAGGCGCTGTCCTCTGAGGGATCATGTGTGGCAAAGGATGGGCGGCCAAAATCTGCCGGCTCAGGCACCagttcatcttcctcctctttctctggaGGAAGTTCCATGTCCCCTATGGGATACCGGTGTAGACCAAAGGGCAGGTCGATGGATGGGGTGCCTGCAGGATACGTATCACCCCCTGGAGCGCTGGAGGAGGACGATCTGGACCATGACAGCGGGAGTCAGACCTTACTAA TGGACAGCTCGGAGTCATcaggagagagtgtgagtggcttcagcagctgcagtcaTGGCTACCACTCAGCCGTTGGAGGCGAGGCGGAGgactcctcctctgtgtgtgcctCTGTAACCACTGTTAAAGAGGCTGCGGTCGGTCACCGAGCCGAAGCTTCTGCACAATACCACAAACCAAATGCTTTGGCGGGATCCCCAGACAAAGCTCAACCACCTGTTGCTCCAAAGCCCAGGCCCAAACCACAGTGCCAGGCCAAGGATCTCCCCTGTGGCAAG GTTCAGAACACTAACGTTGGAAAATCCACTGAGGTTTAA